caagtgggAGGCTGATTCTTAGCATGGCATGTTGgttgaagaaatagaagaaaaatttatcTTATAAAGCAGTGAGTTTAGAGGATCCATAGAAACCTGTTTCCTGCCCTttcccaccccccaaaaatgtcAATTAGAAGTAGACAAACATAGGTTAAATTTTAGTTTTGGTTCTAAAAACATCAATTCAGCTAAGACCTTATGAAATcttataaacaaaaattaaatgatCATGACTACAAACAGCTTGATTAAAAATTACTTTGGTTCCAGAATTGGTTCTTTAAGTGTTCACAGTAAGAGACCAACTCTGAGATATAGAGAGACTCCATATTTCTAACATGCTTACCACAAAAAAAACATCAATTCTTCTTTTCTGGATTCCTTGGTTTCAAAGCTTGCATCATACAAAGCATAACGACAATCTTTTTCAGGAAGCATTCCCACAAAATGCTTGAAAGGATCGGTTATGGTAACACCAACATCTCCAACCAAGATCTCTTTGCCTTCTTCAACAATGATGCACTTTTTGTCTGCACTGAGACAAAAAATGAcagccttctttcttttcttgatttcttctggCGTGGAGCACTTCCGAACTTTCATGTCATAAAAAATGCGACATACTTCATCAGCCACTTGCACTCCTGAGGCCTATGATGACAAATGAGAAAGAGTCTTGCAATTTTTATTATGCCAAATGTAGACTGAAATATTCTTAcatcttttaaattatatttatcaTCTAATAAAAAAACCCAAGAGTTACTACTGATTTCAGACATCAAACTTTATTTAAAGCTTATATATATTGCAGAAGCCATTCATCACCATTACATGAAATATAAGGAGATTTTACCCATAGCATCCTCTCCTCGCTTGAAatctaaaagtaaatatttcttAAACTGCTGGATTCTATTATTCTCATACATGTTTCTTAAAACCTTGACTGGGAGCTGATCATTTCCCAGTTTGCATATTAGTAACACCTAAAATTTCTTTCATAATGCAGAGCAGATGGTTAGAGCTGCTGGGCTGGAAAAACTCCATTCCCATAGCCTCTCTTTCTCTAACAAAATAACAATTATTTAAAGGTCTTTGCTGCACTCACATTTCAAATTTATGTGATCAACATTCAGAAAGATATTAATCACTTGCTATTAATATTTCTCTTAGAAAATCTCTAAGTTCTAAGAACAGAATAGATGAATACTTATTGCTAATAACAAAGAGAAAAGTTTTAACTTGGTTCTACATTGGCCCAAAACATAACCTTTTATCATGTTATACTTGCTATTTTGGAATGAAGAACAGTTAAACAAAATCTTAAACCAGTTCTTAATTCTTGCATGTTCTTTAAGAAATGTGATATTTATATTAACTTTATCCATAATTTTTATGCCTCATGAACTACTTTGGTTCATATGTCAGCTTTACTAAAGCAAGAACTATGGAGTTACAAATTTAACAGAGTTTAAACACTAAAAGATGAAAAATATTGATACCCCAAAATTTATAAAGTAAAGAAACATAGATGCATGAAAAAAGACGAGGTAACCTAAAGATCTGCAACTCATATAAGCAATacatatttagaatatataaagaaataaattcaacaataaaaaagaaaaataacccaatcaacaaatgatcaAGGGATCTTAAGAGGCATTTCTACAAAGAAGATGCTATACAATATACCTAATAAGCATATGGAAAAACTACTTAATATCAGCAGTCATTAGGGTACAATAAGATTCCACCTCACCCCATTTAGAATGGCTATTACCAGAACAAAATATAAATGCTGGCAAGCATGttggtagaaatgtaaattagtacagctactatagaaaacagtatggaggttcttcAAAAAAGTAAAAGTATAACTACCATATTatccagttatccctctcctagTTATGTGTATATATCTATGGGAAATGAAGTCAGCATACATAAGAGATACTTGCATGCTCATGTTTATTAacacactattcacaatagctaagatatggaatcagTCTAGCTGCCCCTGAACACaggaatggctaaagaaaataagatatacacaatatataataatatatacacaatggaatactattcagccacagAATGAAATCTAGTCATCTGCAGCAAAATGGGTGGAATTGGAAGATATGTTAAGAGAAACATGTTAAGACATCATGTTCAGCCAGTCACAGAGAGACAAGTATtgcatattttctttcatatgtggaaatttgggaaaaaaaatctgagaagctaggttttggctcagaggtagagtgctcacctagcatgtgtgaggcattgagttcgatcctcagcaccacacaaaaataaaatattgtgtccacctataactaaaaagtaaatattttttaaaaaagatctgaAAGTGGAATTATCAGGAATTAGGAAAGTagggaaggagaaaggagaaagaggTTAGAAGGAAGGATAGATGGACATGATCAGTGCATGATGCATGCATGTGTGGAAATATCACCATGAATCCCATTAATTTGAGCAATTAATGtgctaataattataataaaacacACTGTCATCCATAAAAAAGGGAACACAAATCAAAAGTACAAAGAAATTC
This region of Callospermophilus lateralis isolate mCalLat2 chromosome 3, mCalLat2.hap1, whole genome shotgun sequence genomic DNA includes:
- the Dstn gene encoding destrin, whose amino-acid sequence is MASGVQVADEVCRIFYDMKVRKCSTPEEIKKRKKAVIFCLSADKKCIIVEEGKEILVGDVGVTITDPFKHFVGMLPEKDCRYALYDASFETKESRKEELMFFLWAPELAPLKSKMIYASSKDAIKKKFQGIKHECQANGPEDLNRACIAEKLGGSLIVAFEGCPV